The DNA window CAACTCAATGGTTTAGCATTCATTTAGCGGGGCAAGCTGGTGATAAATTAAACTGGCAAACATTAAATAATGAAACGGTGCAAGTTCTCCAGCAGACACGGCATGAGCGCAAATTGCGTCGTGGTGCATTGCGTGATAACCAGTTTATTTTATGTTTGCGAGATGTAACAGGCGACCATCAGGATTTAGAAAATCGTTTAACCCAACTGGCTGCGCAAGGTGTCCCCAATTATTTCGGCGAACAGCGTTTCGGGCATAATCATCATAATTTGCAACAGGCTGGCACTATTTTGTTGGAACATGCTTCCGTTGCAGACCGTCACCAACGCGGGCTTTATTTGTCCGCAGCACGTTCATTTTTATTTAACTGTATTTTATCGGAACGGGTGAGTCGTCGCTTGTGGAATCAAGCCATGATAGGCGATGTCATGCAATTAGCAGGTTCACATTCTGTTTTTCCAATCAAGGAAATTGAAGCAGATATTATTCAGCGGTTACAGATGTTCGATCTTCATCCTGCCGCGCCGTTATGGGGTAAAGGAGAAAACTTAGCGACCGCTGACGCTTTAGCGTTGATGCAAACTGTTTTAGCCCCTTATAGTGGTTGGTGTGATGGGTTAATTCGAGAGGATTTAACATTAGAATGGCGTAACTTAAGGTTAGTCGTTAATGATTTACAGTGGACATGGTTAGATGCAACAACCCTACAACTGCGTTTTCATTTGCCTGCGGGTTCATATGCGACAACTGTATTACGTGAATTAGTCATTTCTGAGGAATATTCATTTGAAAATTAATTGATTATGCTTAATGACTAGCAAGACTCTTTTCAAGATAAAAAAAGCTTAGTATAATGCCTAGCTTCAAGCAGTTCTTAAAAAGTGCCGACATAGCACAGTGGTAGTGCAACTGATTTGTAATCAGTAGGTCGGGGGTTCAAATCCCTCTGTCGGCACCACTTATTTACACCATCTTAGCTGTTTCCCTTCTCCTTTTTTAACTCTCTTTTTTCCCTGTATTTAAGCATTTTGTCATTAATTTTTAAATCAGTCGTTCTAAAATTTAGAAAAACTGTATTTATTTGTCTATTTTAAATACGTTACCATATTTGTTTTTTCACTAACTTGTTGAAGTAAGCATTAAGCATTTATTGGATGTGATACAGTACAGTGCGCAATTTATCTATGATTTTATAATCAAAAAATCGTTTTTTATTTTTCTGCTTGTACGGAGTTATTTTCCTATGAATGACATACCGATTAATCGTTCAGCATTAAAAGAAAATTTGCAGAATGCGAACACGTGGATGCGTGGTGCGTGGATGCTGTTATTTATCATTGTGTATGAAATTGCTAGTTTTCTTGTTGTTTTATTTGCAATGATTCAATTTGTTTTTTTATTGCTGGCGGGAGCACCACATCCTATGTTATTAGGGTTTAGCCAGCGTCTAAATGCTTATATTTACCAGATATTAACTTATTTAATTTACGGAACAGAAAGCCGTCCTTTTCCTTTTTCTAGTTTTCCACAATTAGAGCCGATGGCAAGCACGCCCTTGGTAGGAACGCCAGATTTTAGCCAAACACAGCAATTTATCCGTAATTATCGTTTTTGGCTACGTGGATGTTTTATTGTGTTATTTGCCTTAATTCACTTTTTCATATTGGAATACGTGTTATACGGCATTATTTTTTTCCAGTTTGGCTCTATGTTACTGATTGCAAGCGTTAATGATGCGTTGATTCAAGTTGCGAAAATGGTATGTGCCTATGTGTATCAAATTCTCAGTTATATCACATTAAATGCAGATGAAAAACCCTTTCCCTTTAGCCGCTTACCTACTTTATAGCCATTATGTAGAGGCTTAGATAATGTTTCATTTCGCGCCTGATAGTTTTTTTCACGCCTTATCTGATGAAACACGACTGCGTTGTGTTGTATTACTTGCACAACAAGGGGAATTATGTGTGTGTGAACTAACTTGTGCATTAGGATTGGCACAGCCGAAAATTTCTCGACATTTGGCTATTTTAAAGTCGGCAAAGGTCTTGCAGGATAGACGAGCAGGTGTGTGGATACATTATAAATTGCATGAGCAACTTCCCACATGGGCAAAAAATATCTTAATGGAAATTGTGGGCGGTCTGGCTACACAACTGCCTTATCAAACAGACAAACAAACCTTGTTAGATATGCCTAATCGCCCACAAGTGCTGGTTGTCTGTCAGCGTGAAAAGAGCACATTATGAAAAAACGCCGTCATTTTTTCTATTTGTTAATTGGGGTAATCGCTTGGTTAAATGGGTGCGCAACCTTGTCATTAGAGCCTTTAACGCCCGAAATTAACTTAACTAATATTGAAGTGGGTCAATTAGGCTTTTTTGAACAATCTTTTGCATTACAATTGCAGGTTAAAAATCCTAATAACTTTCCTTTACCTATCGTCGGCTTGCAATACACTTTAGAGGTTAATGGTAAACAGTTTGCGACGGGTAATAGTAGTGCAAGCACCTTAATTCCAGCCTTAGGCAATAAAGCCATGACAGTGGAAGTTGTGAGTAATCTCAATCAAATTCTGGCGCAAATTAAAGATTGGAATCAGGGCTTGTCGAAAACCTTAGATTATCGTTTGTTCGGTGGG is part of the Beggiatoa alba B18LD genome and encodes:
- a CDS encoding LEA type 2 family protein yields the protein MKKRRHFFYLLIGVIAWLNGCATLSLEPLTPEINLTNIEVGQLGFFEQSFALQLQVKNPNNFPLPIVGLQYTLEVNGKQFATGNSSASTLIPALGNKAMTVEVVSNLNQILAQIKDWNQGLSKTLDYRLFGGIRLSDWMPILPFERTGKVPLTLNR
- the truD gene encoding tRNA pseudouridine(13) synthase TruD → MLITLPDFAYLLGVPTATARLRVIPEDFQVIETLSFEPSGTGEHVFLQIRKRNTNTDWLARQLAQFANVKSLAVSYAGLKDRHAVTTQWFSIHLAGQAGDKLNWQTLNNETVQVLQQTRHERKLRRGALRDNQFILCLRDVTGDHQDLENRLTQLAAQGVPNYFGEQRFGHNHHNLQQAGTILLEHASVADRHQRGLYLSAARSFLFNCILSERVSRRLWNQAMIGDVMQLAGSHSVFPIKEIEADIIQRLQMFDLHPAAPLWGKGENLATADALALMQTVLAPYSGWCDGLIREDLTLEWRNLRLVVNDLQWTWLDATTLQLRFHLPAGSYATTVLRELVISEEYSFEN
- a CDS encoding metalloregulator ArsR/SmtB family transcription factor, with product MFHFAPDSFFHALSDETRLRCVVLLAQQGELCVCELTCALGLAQPKISRHLAILKSAKVLQDRRAGVWIHYKLHEQLPTWAKNILMEIVGGLATQLPYQTDKQTLLDMPNRPQVLVVCQREKSTL
- a CDS encoding DUF4389 domain-containing protein codes for the protein MNDIPINRSALKENLQNANTWMRGAWMLLFIIVYEIASFLVVLFAMIQFVFLLLAGAPHPMLLGFSQRLNAYIYQILTYLIYGTESRPFPFSSFPQLEPMASTPLVGTPDFSQTQQFIRNYRFWLRGCFIVLFALIHFFILEYVLYGIIFFQFGSMLLIASVNDALIQVAKMVCAYVYQILSYITLNADEKPFPFSRLPTL